The Pseudomonadota bacterium genome has a segment encoding these proteins:
- a CDS encoding dioxygenase, producing the protein MSNQNNSRNQAQIVYFSHGGGPLPILGDAGHKAMISFMLQLPSKLKKPDAILVISAHWEESIATLLGAHTPPMFYDYYGFPDEAYEINYPAPGSPDLANRIASLLIKNNIPASIDPQRGFDHGLFIPLKLMYPQADITSLQLSLLSGLNPTAHIALGKALRELMYENILVIGSGFSFHNMKAFSLQGINTPDPANEAFQNWLIEVCAGPISQSEREQFLIEWQKAPSARYCHPREEHLLPLHVCLGMANKPASTIFDDYILGKRGVAFLW; encoded by the coding sequence ATGTCGAATCAAAATAATTCTCGAAATCAAGCCCAAATTGTCTATTTCTCCCACGGAGGCGGACCCTTGCCAATTCTCGGAGATGCCGGCCACAAAGCGATGATAAGTTTTATGCTCCAGCTTCCTTCGAAGCTTAAGAAACCGGATGCTATCCTCGTCATCAGTGCCCATTGGGAAGAAAGCATAGCAACATTGTTAGGCGCACATACTCCTCCCATGTTTTACGATTATTATGGTTTTCCTGATGAAGCTTATGAAATCAATTATCCAGCCCCTGGAAGTCCCGATCTTGCGAATAGGATAGCCAGCCTGCTGATCAAAAACAATATACCGGCTAGTATAGATCCTCAGCGGGGATTTGACCACGGCTTATTCATACCACTGAAACTGATGTATCCTCAAGCTGATATTACTTCGCTGCAACTTTCGCTATTGAGCGGTCTTAATCCGACGGCACATATAGCTCTCGGCAAAGCGTTGCGGGAATTGATGTATGAGAATATCCTTGTGATTGGATCCGGGTTTTCATTCCACAACATGAAAGCCTTTTCTTTGCAAGGAATTAATACGCCAGATCCTGCCAATGAAGCCTTCCAAAATTGGCTGATTGAGGTATGTGCCGGCCCGATATCCCAGTCTGAGCGTGAACAATTTCTGATTGAGTGGCAGAAAGCCCCTTCGGCGCGATACTGTCACCCCCGAGAAGAACATTTATTGCCACTCCATGTGTGTCTTGGTATGGCGAACAAACCGGCTTCAACAATATTTGATGACTACATCCTGGGCAAGCGTGGAGTTGCGTTTTTATGGTGA
- a CDS encoding diguanylate cyclase, whose amino-acid sequence MSGKHAILCCSIFRQEIEKLKVSEKYPHVQIVFFPGTCGRPPVELDKMKNILLGPMDYAAVDVLGSLCVTEPELPDYKPFHIHGMRNCFHMIANPDLVDKYVSEGRHLVTPGWLSSWRQFVNAWGFDRPTAQSYFAESAKEILMLDTGVDDAAYRNLQEFSDFVDRPYEALTVGLGFIDLFVANVVIQRQVKLFSNEHLSLLDEKQKELSYYAMAFDLLRTITKVKNEDEVVSQITDMFNMLFAPRTITYKKEEPDISPATDAVIRREKGFVLPISANGRLMGRFELDGLQFPEYIDRYLILSSGLMDVCGMALENARYYQEIKDLSEIDGLTGIANRRRFDQCIEQEWKRMARERQPLSVIMCDVDYFKLYNDTYGHQAGDDCLRKVATELSSNCKRPGDLVARYGGEEFVLVLPDTPEEGAFQLAENIRHSIEKQGIPHANSQISPWITLSLGVACCVHTSHLSAQSLLMSADQALYAAKSTGRNRTAVKQLKNDLAERF is encoded by the coding sequence ATGAGCGGCAAGCATGCTATTCTGTGTTGCAGCATTTTTCGACAGGAGATCGAAAAACTTAAGGTGTCCGAGAAATACCCTCATGTTCAAATTGTATTTTTTCCCGGAACATGCGGAAGACCGCCGGTAGAACTGGACAAGATGAAAAACATTCTGTTGGGGCCGATGGACTATGCTGCGGTAGATGTTCTTGGAAGCCTCTGCGTCACCGAACCTGAACTTCCGGACTATAAACCATTTCACATCCATGGCATGCGCAATTGTTTTCACATGATTGCCAATCCGGACCTGGTGGATAAGTATGTCAGCGAAGGACGGCACCTGGTAACTCCGGGGTGGTTGTCATCATGGAGGCAGTTTGTCAATGCATGGGGATTTGACCGGCCTACGGCTCAAAGCTACTTTGCCGAGTCAGCCAAGGAAATCCTGATGCTCGATACGGGGGTGGATGATGCGGCATACCGCAACCTTCAGGAATTTTCGGATTTTGTTGATAGACCGTATGAAGCCCTAACGGTAGGACTTGGCTTTATTGACCTTTTTGTTGCCAATGTCGTCATTCAAAGACAGGTTAAACTATTCAGTAACGAACATCTGAGCCTGCTTGATGAGAAACAGAAAGAGCTGTCTTATTATGCCATGGCCTTTGACCTTTTAAGGACAATCACCAAAGTCAAAAATGAAGATGAGGTGGTCAGTCAGATTACCGATATGTTCAATATGCTTTTTGCACCCCGTACCATTACATATAAAAAAGAGGAGCCAGATATTTCTCCTGCCACAGATGCGGTCATCCGCCGCGAAAAGGGCTTTGTTTTGCCGATTTCTGCAAACGGAAGATTGATGGGCAGGTTTGAACTGGATGGCCTGCAATTTCCGGAATACATAGACAGATACCTGATCCTATCTTCAGGCTTGATGGATGTCTGTGGGATGGCCTTAGAGAACGCCAGATACTACCAGGAGATCAAAGACCTTTCTGAAATAGACGGACTAACCGGCATAGCAAACCGCCGCAGGTTCGATCAGTGTATTGAGCAGGAATGGAAGCGCATGGCGCGGGAACGGCAACCTCTGTCAGTTATTATGTGTGATGTGGATTATTTTAAGCTGTATAACGACACTTACGGCCATCAAGCGGGTGATGATTGTTTGCGTAAGGTAGCTACAGAGCTTTCCTCCAATTGCAAGCGGCCCGGTGATTTGGTTGCGCGCTACGGAGGTGAAGAGTTCGTGCTTGTGCTGCCGGATACGCCGGAAGAGGGGGCTTTCCAACTGGCAGAAAACATTCGGCACTCGATCGAAAAGCAGGGCATCCCCCATGCCAATTCGCAGATCAGTCCATGGATTACGTTAAGCCTGGGTGTGGCCTGCTGTGTGCATACTTCCCATTTATCTGCGCAATCACTGCTTATGTCAGCGGACCAGGCGCTTTATGCGGCCAAGTCAACCGGGAGAAACCGCACTGCGGTGAAACAACTTAAAAATGATTTAGCAGAAAGGTTTTAA